A window of the Ostrea edulis chromosome 1, xbOstEdul1.1, whole genome shotgun sequence genome harbors these coding sequences:
- the LOC125668127 gene encoding uncharacterized protein LOC125668127, whose product MRRGIRRPSTARAVSRKYGTLPHIWRPKTSLYRRKCQELEMLSEETNDDCLYENIPDEAYDSDSTLCDSEFGIPMHREPSLRKCSIPSASSVLSSAIESEEDLVYEGYTPHDSDMKSEIDGFSFDTEGCHFGVVPMRYATKRLETKEPDECHCLSNMLHFESDPFGPWKTSCSHKNNGQKDQRDHPSSNAKHCQATSLYKRIYGHSSKCSTSYPFCHFENRSKYIQQYKELCSSVGTFKKSMAFNRQNKMSVSLPDPYTSRLRSTACSIADNFDIFAILAIKKDASEKEMFENNGELTKSLTVGDRGKNLNLAPVRDSPPLEFSTHQLQGKLFSKNYMPFNQYLNLVIPKTTLHRTNIQLNLDNPKDCWTPRFESKRNPTKQSHKRSESVDSQKRSPKTGTESGSRRSSGGNRASELRLERATTSAEGTRVRKESGYLIPPPPTLPQNSSILTKRKTQSQKTKCVNQIRAMLSDLDDCKGKLDRTCRRLENIKYSSETKHDRVIPATKPFGIEGQTCRTEDQLSIIHRLRKEKERTLRVSAVN is encoded by the exons ATGCGTAGAGGAATTCGTAGACCATCCACAGCGAGAGCAGTTTCTAGAAAATATGGCACGCTTCCACACATCTGGAGGCCAAAGACATCCCTGTATCGCAGAAAGTGCCAAGAACTCGAGATGTTAAGCGAAGAGACAAATGACGATTGTCTGTACGAAAATATCCCGGATGAAGCATACGACAGCGATTCAACGCTTTGTGATTCTGAGTTTGGAATACCCATGCACAGAGAACCAAGTTTgagaaaatgttcaattccttcaGCTTCCTCGGTGCTATCTTCCGCTATAGAATCTGAGGAAGATCTCGTATACGAGGGATATACACCACATGACTCTGATATGAAAAGTGAAATCGATGGATTTTCTTTCGATACAGAAGGCTGTCACTTTGGAGTGGTCCCCATGAGATATGCAACAAAAAGATTAGAGACTAAAGAACCCGACGAGTGTCATTGTCTATCAAACATGCTACACTTCGAAAGTGATCCTTTTGGTCCGTGGAAAACATCGTGTAGTCACAAAAATAACGGCCAGAAGGATCAAAGGGACCATCCTAGTAGTAACGCCAAGCACTGCCAAGCAACCTCTTTGTATAAGCGTATTTATGGCCATTCGTCCAAATGTTCTACGAGTTATCCTTTCTGTCATTTTGAGAACAGAAGCAAGTATATTCAGCAATACAAAGAACTTTGCTCGTCGGTTGGGACGTTTAAGAAATCTATGGCGTTTAACAGACAAAACAAGATGTCGGTTTCTCTGCCAGATCCCTACACAAGCAGACTCCGCTCCACGGCTTG ctcCATTGCCGACAATTTCGATATCTTTGCAATATTAGCCATAAAGAAAGACGCAAG tgaaaaagaaatgtttgaaaacaacggCGAACTAACTAAGTCATTGACAGTCGGCGACAGAGGGAAGAACCTTAATCTGGCACCCGTGCGAGACTCGCCACCGCTGGAGTTTTCTACACATCAACTTCAGGGGAAGTTGTTCAGCAAAAACTATATGCCTTTTAATCAGTATCTAAATCTAGTAATACCAAAGACAACGCTTCACAGAACTAATATTCAGCTGAATCTCGACAATCCGAAGGACTGCTGGACGCCAAGGTTTGAGTCTAAAAGAAACCCAACTAAACAATCCCACAAAAGATCAGAAAGTGTCGACTCACAGAAACGATCGCCGAAAACGGGAACAGAAAGTGGCTCCAGGCGATCATCCGGGGGGAATAGAGCCAGTGAGCTTCGACTAGAGCGAGCAACGACTAGTGCCGAGGGAACCCGAGTAAGAAAAGAATCTGGTTATCTTATACCACCGCCACCAACCTTGCCACAGAATTCATCCATTTTAACAAAACGCAAAACACAAAGCCAAAAAACGAAATGTGTGAATCAGATTCGTGCAATGTTGTCTGACCTTGATGATTGCAAAGGGAAGTTAGATCGCACATGCAGACGACtcgaaaatataaaatacagttCTGAAACTAAACACGATCGGGTTATACCAGCAACCAAGCCATTCGGAATTGAGGGCCAAACATGCAGAACTGAGGATCAACTAAGTATCATTCATCGTCTTAGAAAAGAAAAAGAGCGAACACTGAGGGTGTCTGCTGTCAACTGa
- the LOC125664767 gene encoding uncharacterized protein LOC125664767 → MSSPNFYLLCFTILIVLHSVFLTSTKQRLTLYPNALSWNDAKTACEQKNSALLKISSTTKQYFVEHFLQNEWITSVVGNVWTGLHEIDSLDGSKVKWTDCSDVTYYNYHSAPSPVVDGNKCFTVNPTTGQWKAERCDLKLSFICEENLGLCDFSRRYPNTGCGVTLKQTDEYSLTDCLDTCRNIPIQPGNEECWGIGHFLGYSGDDCWMFLSVDPEACAYNTFASGSIDVYIKTCFTQAINNTVIADNSTLETPYSSCLIQYTTTEGRLSSDATTQSTTPLNTESSTTPAMSTFPTTVQSRDTYATEITSMATVNGSNACSCPCSTNYSLSVEELLAQIKQELHIDKKETSAFQRTRTCADDKRPSAMMIGVGGIVFIVLEMGFFILLDIPNLIEMFCFFQRRGCGRCRKGNKKSV, encoded by the exons ATGTCGTCTCCAAACTTTTACCTGCTGTGCTTCACGATTCTAATAGTTCTTCATTCGG TTTTTTTGACATCTACAAAACAAAGACTGACACTGTACCCCAACGCTTTATCATGGAATGACGCAAAGACAGCATGCGAGCAGAAAAATAGTGCCCTACTGAAAATTTCCTCCACCACAAAACAATATTTCGTTGAACATTTTCTTCAGAATGAGTGGATCACTTCTGT AGTGGGAAATGTATGGACGGGATTACATGAAATAGATTCGTTAGACGGATCAAAGGTGAAATGGACTGACTGTAGCGATGTAACATACTACAATTACCATTCTGCGCCAAGCCCAGTGGTAGACGGCAATAAATGCTTCACTGTGAACCCTACTACAGGACAGTGGAAGGCGGAGAGATGTGATCTAAAATTAAGCTTTATCTGTGAAGAAAATTTAG GGCTTTGTGACTTTTCCCGAAGATACCCGAACACAGGCTGTGGAGTGACTTTGAAGCAGACAGACGAGTATAGCTTGACGGACTGCTTAGACACATGTCGAAATATTCCAATACAACCAGGAA ACGAAGAGTGCTGGGGAATTGGGCACTTTTTGGGTTATAGCGGAGATGACTGTTGGATGTTTCTATCGGTTGACCCTGAAGCATGCGCATACAACACTTTTGCATCTGGATCCATTGATGTGTACATAAAGACCTGTTTTACAC AAGCTATAAATAACACTGTAATTGCGGATAATTCAACTCTTGAAACGCCATACTCATCCTGTCTGATTCAGTACACCACGACAGAGGGCAGACTATCATCAGATGCCACCACCCAGAGTACAACTCCATTAAATA CGGAGAGTTCTACCACTCCTGCCATGAGTACCTTTCCTACTACCGTACAAAGTCGGGACACCTATGCCACGGAGA TAACCTCCATGGCAACCGTAAACGGATCCAATGCGTGTAGCTGTCCGTGTAGTACAAATTATTCGCTGTCAGTAGAAGAACTTCTGGCGCAAATCAAACAAGAATTGCACATCGATAAAAAGGAAACGTCGGCGTTTCAGAGGACACGAACCTGTGCAGACGACAAACGACCCAGTGCGATGATGATTGGCGTCGGTGGAATAGTATTCATAGTGTTAGAAAtgggattttttattttattagacATCCCGAACTTAATCGAAATGTTTTGCTTTTTTCAAAGGAGAGGATGTGGACGATGTAGGAAAGGGAATAAAAAGTCAGTATGA